The stretch of DNA ttgttttcatattgaattttatccaCTATCACAGTTGCATTCCCATTGTCTGTTGGTAGGATGATTATGGAGTCGtcactttttaaagtttttatagtacctctttgcttatgttttctttaattttaataaacttttccATTTCTAGTTTACATAATactctatattcttctttttcatgGGTTGGTAAATATTGAGGTATTTTCTCCACTGAGCTAattatgtctaattttggaatAGATGGATGACTAACAGCAAAGTTTAGAAATACCCTTTGACAGTATTAAACTCTCCAttgcatttaaatgtctatttgatagATTGACAACTGTCGCTAATTGTTATTAGTTCTGTgttctaaaagaatattaaaattatttaaatggaTATTTCTTTGTTTCGCATATGAATTTTCATATGCTAtgtatatgtaaactaaaaataatttagtCAAAATCAGAATCTAGTATCACATTGAAAAGCAAATGTTCAATACTTCAATATCTTGCTCCAAAAAAATGGATCTGTGAAATTGCAACCTTTCTCGGATCATGGATAAACTAGCTCTGTGTAGATTTTTTTCCAACTGTTTGCTTAAATATGCTGAACGTAACTTCAAGACCTTTGGTATTAAGTTATTGTTTCTACATCTTCGTAcaaatttaattgaattttgacaatgtgccagtttttcgtaaagaatttttaatttccaattttgaggacgatttctgaagtggaaattgaaacgtcaataaactcattttaaacatcaattgtggcttattcccaataaaatagtaataacttgccacaagaaaatagctttagaacaatattaaaataccacatatgtgtattgtgattgtgctatgtcaaaacaaataaatagtctgtagaaatttataagatagataattttgaaaaagaaataatGGCGGAACGTCTTTACTATTACAGCTCTAAAAGAAGTAAGTTTacaatttagaatatataattttgtattaaaatgttttcttatgtattttagtgtgttgcagtagtctgaaaaattaagtgtatttactgttaatataatagtttgacaaatagttgacattttaaaaattcctcacttactaactattctgatgttttggcaatgctgtggggttctgacgtcgtaaatcttaaatgacgtgcaagcatttttatgtgaaaaattcTATATGTAGGTATCTCCATTTTAGTTAcattggattaaaaaaaaataaaattgcttcaTTGGAAGCAGAAAAAATACCTTTTTTACATATAACGATTTTGAACATTGAAATTCAGTTTTTTTTaacctattttttttttgatatttttcacgCGCAAAACGTATCGtttttattatcataatattgttatcaattttttaaagatataaatttttttaccaaaaaataGCTCTAAAAGAGAAAGGTAATGGTTCAAAGATTGCCTTACTATTAtttataacttcgtcgcaaatgCCAGTCAACATTGATAGCTAGTATCTCAGGAACCACTACTTTTAgttcaacttttttattttaaagaagcaTCTTTCAGATAATTTTCCAATGCcattttctgaatttaatttaaagtCGTAGTTATcaagatattctatttgtttctaaaccaaaaaattgtttacaattttaaaaaagtCCTGAGGCCGCCTACGCacaaataattagtttttaatccTATAAAATAGATTACAGGGATGAAAGGctcttttgtttataaaaaaaatggcaaacatctatattttgttgttgttttaaagaatttcaatttaaaaaaaaattagattgcaaaataattattcaaaatccgttaaatcgattttaatgaaatctGGTGGACTGTTTTATTGTATTATAAAGATTTTCTAGGCAATTCTGAAGGTCCTAAGTGAATATCTAAGTGGTTTAAAGACATTGTACAAGAAAAGgcttgttttctcttcttttttgtatGTTTTGGTATTTTGTAGCAGGGGTAATAAACTATAGGTAACTTTTTAATCgactttctttgttattttttaaaagattttcgATGATTTTCATGATTTTGCTAAAACTTACTAAAATGTTAGAACCAAACGATAGTCGAAGGTAAAAatctaaatattaaatataaatgggAATAATTGGGAATAATTCTCAATTAAAATTGTATTGTATTCTCAATAAATAGTAGATAAGTAGATAAATTGTTATCAAACGTGACTAATTATTACTTACCATTAAAAAATTAAAGACCATGTGATTGAAGATGATCTTCAAATGGTACAAAATCCAGACTCTTGAAAGGTCTCCAGAAAATGTAAGTTAATTATGCCCAGTAGCTTATTTCCCGAATATACTAGACAATCTAATAGCTAACATTTTAAATTGtctgtttttattttatgcaattttatttAACTATCTATAATCTTCATTTAGGGctatctttatttcgaaaatatttaaaaatctattaacAAAATCGAAATAAAAGCCTTAGATTTATTCTAATGTTGGACACTTTTATGTATTAAACGGAAACTTTCCGAAAGATAACGGATTTACTGCACTaccaatataaaaatatatttattcattaTTACTATTCTTCTGATTCAAATATCAAACTTAACAaagcaaataatataaaaatataaataatataataatcttttttacatttacattatATTTACACTGGCCTTGTTGCACATGCAACTGTACAACATAATATAAACAATCTTTAAATTATTTACCCTACAATTATATTCGTCTTTTCCGTCTCTTTCCTTAAAAATAATTCTTcaattttcaaaactttttataataattttttgaactAATCATAATGGACTTCAATATATAtcgatttttataaatatttccaATCTTTAAACAAAAGATAGGTGAATCTCAATTTAATATAGATATTACCTTGGAACTGAAACACTCCGTCTGTGCTTATTTAAAGAGCTAGGGATACCAGTAATCATATCATATCTTTGTATGATTTCTAACAGGTGATTCAGTGAAATGGCACGATTTGACAACGCTGTTTGCGAAAAAAATAGAGGAATCGCGGGCTTGCGAGGAATGCGAGGTAAACGTTATGAATCTAGAGAGAGGAAAGTTTAGTTATGATTGAGAAGTGGTGGGGTGAACAATGCACATTTGCTGTGAAAGCTTATTACAAAAATGGTAAAAGTTTTATACGTGTACGACGGGCGTTTCTTTTACACTACCATTTGCCGCCCGCGCTCCAATTCAGACCTGGGTTACGAACATTGAAAGTAGTGGTTCAACATCACATTGTCAAACCTACTCTCACACCACAGAATATTGAGGCGGTACTAAACTCATTACATGCGAGTCCTCAAAGCTCCCTACGACGAAAAAGCTTAAATCTGGGATAAAGCTACCGCTACGAGCAGAATTTTGCATAAAGATCTCCAGTACCTATCATCCATACAAAATCCAGGTTGTGCAAGCCCTTGACGTTTTAAATTATCCCCCCTAAGGTTTTCTAACAAATGTTGGAGCGTATTAAtaaaaacatcatcatcatcatccagcctcaagagtccactgctgatcataggcctcttcctcatgtttccaaccccgtctatattgcgccgctctcatccagtttttattaagtcttcttaaatcgtcagtccatcttgtaggtggtcgaccgacgcttttcttgtcttcccttggcctccatttcaataacctctttgttcatcgtccatctgtcattctggctatgtgtcctgcacatctccattttagtctggctatcttctcgatgatgtcagtcactccggttcttctcctgatgtcttcgttggttattctgtctcgcagagttattcctaacatggaccgctccattcttctctgcgtgactctcagtttggtagctgctgcttttgttaaggtaagtgtttctgctccgtacgtcaagactgggaggacgcactgatcaaatacctttctctttaggcatgtgggcagctcacttttaaaagtttctctcagttttccaaatactgcccacccaaggccgattcttctcttcagttcatgagtctggttatccctgccaatcataatttcatgtcccaggtatttatatctatctaccagttctatttctttcccaccaatactgatgttttggttgggtaccaaattggtcatgatttttgttttcgagatatctATATTTATACCTACACTTTCTGTAAACGACAACTTACTGCATAATCTTTAGACGAGTGATGAAGCCAACATTTATCTAAGTGGGtatgtaaacaaacaaaatttcCGCTATTGGTCCGACAATAATCCGTGGCAATTACAGGAAAGGCTTTGAAAGAATGGATACGCGAAGAAATGGAAGCAATACCTAAAGAAATGTTACTCAATGTCGTAACAGTTTTGCACCACGGCTGCAAGAATGTGTCCCAAAAAATAGAGGCCACTTTTGTAATACCATCTTTAAAAACTGAATATTTCCTCACTACACAGTTCTTTAGGCGTTCACTGATTATACATAGCAGGATGCATAAGGAATAAGGGCAATGGTTCTGTAATTGCTGCTCACAATTAGTGATACTTTCTAATGGATAGGGATAAAGATTCATTTGCATTACCCCTCAGGCTATTGGCCTGTGATCCATATCATGTTGCACATATGCAGTATTACATATATGCCAATCTTGTCCATTGATTTCAGAGTCGCTGCCACCTACACCtggttttttgtttcttttttggttgacAGCCTTTTCTACTTTTGCTCGTAAAATGATTGGTTGTGCCTCTTTTATTGGACGTTATGAGACTGATGCATCTTTTGAAGTGCGTTTGTATAATTATAAGCAGTAGTTTTTGCAGGTTTCTACAATGCTTTCTATTTCGATTGTTTCTTTCCCGTTATGGTCTTAAATGATCTAAAGTTGTGGCTTGAACTCTCAAGGTaaatatctaattttttttttaaataaactcgtcttttatataattatttttatctctgatgcacaaacattttattttcctGCTGAGTTTAGTAATTTTTGATTATTGTTTACTATTTATGTGGTATGTTTTTGCGTAAATCTTTTTTTGTCACCAATTGTATGGTTTTCTGTGACACCCAATGTTTGTTCTTTCCTGTTTAGTGCATTGAGCACCCTTTTTTAGCCTTATCCCGCTTTCtattttattccatattttattTGTGAATTTTTCTTGTTTATCAGTTTCACCCACATTATTTACTTTTAGCTGTTTTATTTGATGCATTTTTTTAGTTGTGAATAATTTAAGCCTGCAGTTCATTTTTAGCAGTTTATGATCTGATGCACAGTATGTTTCAGGCACATTTTTTACGTTTCTTACTGAGGTTTTCCATATTTTCCGTACGAGTATGTGTTTGATTTGACTGTTATGACTTTGTTTCGACTAGACCACGTTGATAGCTTTTAATCTGAATGACTTAACAATATCTGTTAGATGtggtttgttattaattttttttcaatttagcgTAAAGTCTCCAATAATATATACTGGCTCCTTTTGTGggattttgtttaaaatattttgtcaTAAATGTTGTTAGTCTCTTCATCTGAGGCATCTATTGTTAGATATACCCTAAtgacttaaaaatatctacacaAATCAGCAGCAGAAGGAACTGTAATAGGAGCGTACGAACCTAAAACTAAACACTCAGAAAATCCGGCAGAATGTCAAGTATCTTTTGGGCGGAAGCTCTCAATACTTTAAGACGTGCCCAGTCAAACTTGGAAAAATATATCTGGTACAAAATACTGAAATTACATATGATCAGGCATAGGATAGTACGGGAATGCTTAGCTAAAGAAATTTTGCCGAATTATTCAAATTATGTGCAAAAACACCTGTTATGGGACCGAAATCCTTACCCAAATTAGTGAGAACTTAATGCcgtcaaaagaaattaaaaaaaatattacaataaataaaatacgtGTTTTCACAGAACTGTATTCACGCCACTGtcaaatgaaaaaaatagaaagGGTAAATGTGATACAATACCAATTCGGAGAAGTAAAAAACAAAACCTCTATACATGTACCTACTCTTATTTTTCTGCTACCTTCAAATTTCCAGAACACATTATCTGAGAGCATAAATTACAGAAGAGGATATACCTAACATAATGACGCCAGAAATAGAAACTTTCCAGgaaaaaaaaagtttacaaaaatatttcacAACATTAGGGTGAAAAGTtggatcttcttcttaaagtgcctatccgttccggatgttggcgatcatcacggctatctttactttatttattgcagcgcggaacagttcagtggtagtcgtgttataccactttcgtaaattttgaagccaggaaattcgtcttcttcccggtcctctcttaccatttactttcccttggagaatcagctggagaaggcagtaacgttcttgatttctcattacatgtcctagatattccatctttttagttttgacggtcatgagaatttcacattctttccccattctacgcaggacctccacattagtaactctgtcaacccaggatatacgtaagatgcgcctattacaccacatttcgaaagcttcgagccgactcatagatgcaacagtcagtgtccatgcttccattccgtagagcagaactgagaatatgtagcagttcaatagacgacattttgtttttaatgatatgtctcgactgttgaaaatggttctcattctaacgaatgctgcttttgcttttattattcgctgtttaatttctgttgagtggtctcattggctatttaaattggtgcctagatatgtatattgctcgactctttcgatattctgttggttgattgtaagatgagcgtttagtattggttttttactaattgtcataaatttggttttctttatgttaagagctagtccgtatctattgctgacttctgttatgcgatttgttaatatctgtaagtcattcagattatcggcaaaaactatagtgtcatctgcatatctaatgttattcagcCATTCatcgtttattagtattcctttcgcacaaccgtctaaagcttccttaaatacccattcagaataaatgttgaacaacaatggagacaagccctgtcgtactccacgttctattgcaattttatcagttaactggtcttgtattttgattttggccgtttgattgtagtaaatgtttctgataattctaagatctttgttgtcaattccaatttcttgcattagagtcattaatttgtcatgttttactctgtcaaatgccttctggtaatctataaagcatacgtatatgtcacaatttacatccctgcatctctgaaatagcacctgtacagcaaaaagggcctcccgtgttcccagagcatcacgaaatccgaattgtgttcttgttagttgttcctcacattttgtatatattcttttgtgaatgacctttagaaatgttttaagtaaatggctcataaggcttataattctatagtcttcgcactttctcgcattgggtttttttggaagatttataaaagttgacactaaccactcttggggaaccacgcccgtatcatatatactgttaaatatatttgtcaaccattttatgccatcatagtccataagttttaagaattctgagtaaAAATTATCAGGGcgtactgctttaccatctttggtgcttttgatggcatattttacttcttcgactgtaaatggtggtccagattcgcaattggtgtttgttgtaataccagtgttacttcgtatatcttcaaaagttggataaaaatatcaaaaattttaaaaagaacaaagacTTTTTCTTCTCATGgagccgtctcctttcgaaggttggcgatccaaatggcaattatacttttggaaactgctgcgcgaaagatttctgcggatgagcggtcgaaccatctcctcaggtccttcagccacgagttctggcgtcttcctactgatattttgccctgtacttttccttccagtatatcttgaagtaattcgtatctttcgcctctcaacacatgacccacgtattgcattttcctctctatGACTATTCtttgtaattctttttgtttacacatgcgacgaagtacctcaacattagtaactctttgtacccatcgaattctcaacattcgtctgtatatatacatctcaaaggcatctattcttttttctatttcagagtccatcctccaactttcacagccatagaGTAAGACTTAAAAAatgtaacatctgatcattcggattctaagctgtagactaaggtctgatcttgtaaaaaatgttttcatgctcatgaatgttttccttgcttgttcgattcttgataggatttttgttttggattacactgactattgatatttgctcccaaatattttaaggaatatacctgttctattatttgacacttggcatacacatgtacgtttattggagTCTTTGAAAATACTTGCATACAGTAAATACGACAATCatattagatatatatttttGCAGATAACACAGACAAAACTCTAATACTAAAACAATTGTTcagtttacaaaatatttaatttttaattatacgtATTTCTTTTTAAACACTAACTGTCAAAATTAATCTCTCTAATATCTCTTACTGCTTAATAGTCCATTACATAGAaccaaaaaatatacaataattgAAGCAACTATTTAGAAGGAAATGATTTTGGTAAACTTTTAAAACACTTACAAGCTTCTAGCGTTAAGTCTTCTTTCTTATATACTTATAATTGATAGAGTCGAAATGCGGCAGATTTTCTTTGGAATAAAATTACCCCACCATCTGATTGTAGTATTCAGAAATTTGAGCGATAATAAGAGCGACCAAGTCGGAGTGAATGAAAACTAATTGAATTTTTTAGGTGTTTAATGATTAATTCAAGGTGGTATGCTAAATCCTACAAAGTTTAACATATACAATTTACTGGATGTATACTGAGAAAATAAGTTTACGAAGGGTGGTATCAATATTAGCGGAAGAAAAATGATTAATGTAAGATATTCAGAGGGACAATTTAAGACCATTTTTGTATCAATAACCCATGATAAAAAATTCTGGCGGTTGCATAAGAGAAAGCTAAGCCTTCGCAAAATACCTATTGAAACTACAAAAAATAGTCATAAAACGAATAAAGCAAAGAAACATGttattatcaaaagtaaaatgtacatatttttagaaaaaacgttctattttctatttaaaaaatacatttggaTTTCGGgtcaaaatttcttaaatatttttacctGTTTTATGAATTACTTTAATGATGGTAGGTGTCCCTAAGGTAACATTGTGATAATTGGTCAATGATAGCTTAAGTATGTTAAAACTTTATAAGCTATAGCTTGTGTGTActaaccatcgagcaaaaagacaaaaagagggaatgtaaaggtagtaggggcaaaaatattgttagacaggaagtgccatcttgagaggccacattaaacaaggaaagagagactctttccttgtttaagaaatcaaatttagttaggttatgttatttctgatgttattgtttgtcccaactgtcacatgaaagattatttgtattttctattgaagttttttaacaattgcttcacattttagactattattgttattatttaattaaaactttattgtgtcctagtttaaaaaaaagtatttaagtgtattatgtattaatattatgtaatattaatattatctaatataacaaataaatagataaattagaacccctacaccactgtatgattattgtgaagtgtcatgaaatttaaatttggcgcattcgcatttccggatatgtccgccatcagaggccacttttttggtctccttttcataacgattagattccctcttttgtctttttgctcgatggtactAACTCAGTGccgtaagagaggaccgggacgaACCTGAGAGGTTCGAAGATTTACAAAAGCTACAAATTGAGCAAAACAGAAAAagggaaataaaaatattagacataaaaataaaactggTTGGACTTTATATTTTTACAACAGAACAAGTAATATTCCACTGaagatacatatttttaaaaagccGTCGTTAGAGGAGTGTCGATAGAAATTTAGGAATTAAGCCAATAACAATAAAGGTCCAAAATAATCTTACCATATAAATCGTCATCCCgcacataaaatataaataaatgggCTAAATGGAAGACTGTGGACACtgattaatatagaattaataataTCACGAAATCTGTAACAGGTTaccgataaataaaataaacaaattcatTATTGCTTAATAAACTAGATAGAGTATTAAGATGACTATTTTAAAAGCTCACCAATTTCTTTTATACTGGCACTGTTTAACATACTAAGAAATTATTATTAAGAAAAAGCTagcacaaaatttaaaaatatattattgtcTATGTATCTTGTTGTATAACATATTTTGTAAATAAGGCACTCGTATtcaatataaatatttgtttttaatttctttgctAACTTTTGCTTCATTTTTGATTGTACAATCACACATGGTCAATTAGTAACATCAGTTACCTGTCTATCTAAAGTCAAATCTAGTGGCATGGATTTTAAAGGCTCATCTACACCCACATCAATATTCAGTTCTTGATCGCTCTCTTCAGATTGATCAGACAATGGCGATACAGCACTTTGTGTTTTCACAGAGAGATCTATCGGTTGGTCTTGGTCAGGTGCCGGGGCTGCCACTGGGGGTGGTGCCCGCCACAGGTCTTTCCAAGCTGACGGATCTCCCAAACCTTGTAGAGGAGGCAGCCACTTAGGAACTACTCCGCTGGGAGAAACAGAAGGAAGGGACGCAGGCGAAACGGATGGAATGTTGTTTAAGGCACTACTGACGATTTTTTTCCGCGCAAAAAACTCAGAGTCACTCGAAGGGGAAGGAAGTTTTTTTGTGGCATAGAATTCGCGGTCACTTGTAGGTGATGCTGatgattttaaaaaacttaaagcGCTATTCGAGCGAAGATCATCTTCAGGGTCAGCGGAGGACGCTCCACTGTCTGATTCCGAAGAGCGGCCGGTGTCTCGAGCGGTGTGCTGAGTTGTTATACCTGGGTTCCTGAAGAGTGGGGATAGATATGGGTGTGGACGGAGAAGGTTGGCTGCAGCTACCATATTGGAACCTATAACAAGGTggtttttaaattagtaaaagaaataacaacaaaaattggttaaatattccatattatataaaatacgaaataagatttttaatatatcttgtcTTTAAAATTACTATGGACCATGACTGCATATGAGAAGATACCAAGAGAATAGAGGACAAGTACCATTatagtaatatttattaataaataacaagaTCTAAACAATAATGGAATATCactgataaaaaaatattaaagaatttttattatagctgaaaatttaaaaagattGATACTTACATGAAAAGAACAACAATAATATGAAGGAATATGTTTAGGTATATACCGAGCACTAACTATCTTTTTTAAGTAAGAGTATAACTTGTTTCTTACCTGCTTGTTGCTGCTGTTGCTGTTGCTCCTGAAGCAAGCAATGGATTTTGAACCAGTTCGATCGCCTGCCGTAGCGGGACCCGCTTTTCGACATGCCAACTAGGAGACATTTCCGGAGTCGACAAGCTTTGCAAGCTGTGCGGTTTTTCTTGTTGATGACACATTGGCCGTTGTTCTTGCATTCCGAGATCGAACTTATGTTGTTGTAAGTTCTGCCGAAGAAGGACTGAAAGCAAAATGAGAGTCTTACTAATCTAGAAAATAACATACAAGTCCgatataatttaaaaatggtGTAAAAAACTGCTGAACaataattaatacataatatatttaataatctaAAATACATATTTACATTAATCTTTTAAAAGATTGTTCTTTTATGAATAGAAACCAACTCCTCGTTAATTAAGCCGTTTAGCTGTCGCTTAAATCAACTTAAATCGACTGTTATGTTGTACAACCTGGCTTTTCTTGTAATCTCATCataattaagtaaataaaattattttcaaatattattaaCACATTCTCATTTTAACCTTTTTTAGTTTACTTGAAAagggaaaaataaatattttcgaaAGCTTGACTGACAAAGGGAGTATAATGCCAtatttcccgcagctatccttgctgtgacctctttttctatgtggttgtccAGTGTGATTATCGCCCCTAGGTATTTAAACTtctttactacttcgaagttgtgatcattaatactgatgttctgcctaattcttggtcttggatttttggttactaccatgtatttcgtgttttcttcatttattcggagaCACAGTCTATCTGTTTCCTCCTAGAGCTGTGAAAATACCTCTCTCAAATCTCTTGTAGAATGCGTGACTGCATCTATACCATTAGCAATGGCCAGCAACAGTTTTGCACCTTGATCAGCAAATTCTCCTGTCAGCTTAGatgatattttacttattgcatattctaaagcaaaattgaACAGCAACGGTGACACAGGGGCCCCTGCCTAAGTCCTAAATTTATACcaaatggcatcgatgttctgcttcctatctttacttgcgcatatgagtctgtcacgcacatttgctttaattcaactaattttcttggtattcccatttttaacattgctatccacaatttgcttctttttatggaatcatatgcttgctggaaatttatgaaaatttgaaaattattattattattcttataattatatatatatatatatacatatatatatatatatatatatatatatatatatatatatatatattatatatatataagaataagaaaaaagaagtacttgtgactcgtttggaaaaaatatataactgttttggatgggttggagtcaacaAAAGGGctattttgagctcttttgctttttattatcaataaatttctttatgtttaatttagatactagacaatttgctttttgttgtaaagtacaaacaggactccttccaagtgtagtgtaatacttagtatcatttaagagttctccagttttttgtaggtaatttataatttttgtcaaaatttataattctattgctctaCAGTTTTATgctctacctaaaatacataaaccaactttatctatgagaccaattgtttcatctttatgccctcctaatggaccaatagcacagcttctcactgacatcttaactaatgcttataatttaaacaacaatttttacattaaagattcatttgattttagttctttcattaataatttccaattacctaccacaaaattatgttttagttagttttgatgtaacatctctttttaccaatttccccttagatttaatcataagtagtgttgaagaacattggaatgagatttcgcaacacactaatattg from Diabrotica undecimpunctata isolate CICGRU chromosome 4, icDiaUnde3, whole genome shotgun sequence encodes:
- the LOC140439331 gene encoding uncharacterized protein isoform X2 is translated as MNQLCKVCGEPAAGFHFGAFTCEGCKSFFGRTYNNISSISECKNNGQCVINKKNRTACKACRLRKCLLVGMSKSGSRYGRRSNWFKIHCLLQEQQQQQQQAGSNMVAAANLLRPHPYLSPLFRNPGITTQHTARDTGRSSESDSGASSADPEDDLRSNSALSFLKSSASPTSDREFYATKKLPSPSSDSEFFARKKIVSSALNNIPSVSPASLPSVSPSGVVPKWLPPLQGLGDPSAWKDLWRAPPPVAAPAPDQDQPIDLSVKTQSAVSPLSDQSEESDQELNIDVGVDEPLKSMPLDLTLDRQVTDVTN
- the LOC140439331 gene encoding uncharacterized protein isoform X1, yielding MDYDAVANNVIMNQLCKVCGEPAAGFHFGAFTCEGCKSFFGRTYNNISSISECKNNGQCVINKKNRTACKACRLRKCLLVGMSKSGSRYGRRSNWFKIHCLLQEQQQQQQQAGSNMVAAANLLRPHPYLSPLFRNPGITTQHTARDTGRSSESDSGASSADPEDDLRSNSALSFLKSSASPTSDREFYATKKLPSPSSDSEFFARKKIVSSALNNIPSVSPASLPSVSPSGVVPKWLPPLQGLGDPSAWKDLWRAPPPVAAPAPDQDQPIDLSVKTQSAVSPLSDQSEESDQELNIDVGVDEPLKSMPLDLTLDRQVTDVTN